The following DNA comes from Meles meles chromosome 8, mMelMel3.1 paternal haplotype, whole genome shotgun sequence.
AGAGcacaggagcaaggggagggagaagcaggctaggggctcgatcccaggaccccgggatcatgacctgagcccaaggcagacactccaccaactgagtcacgGGGCGCCCCCATCTCGCACATTTTACACTTATTTGCTTATTGTCTGTCTCCATATCCACCCTTTCCCTACCTTTTAAGACATACTCTTCAGGAGGTTAGCAACTTTAATGTACTCCCAATAAGAGTAGAGTAAATCCTCTGATTTAAATAAATCATCATTTGCCCATAGgaagcatttaataaatactaGCTGAAAGGATTAATGAGCTGAAAAAACTCACCCCTAGACTTGAGGGTAGAAGTAAAGTGAAACACCCAGAAATGCAAATCCAAGTGTTAGAAATATGTGGAGAGCCTGATGGGCCCGATGTCCCTGGAATAAAGAGGTCACAGGGACCAGAAAGCCACATAAGCTATGTGCAAGACCCAGGTCAGCCCCTGGGATTCTAATAGTGGTAAGAATTATCAATGGCAGTTTGCCAGAAAGGCAACTTTTGCATATTGAAAACAGTAATTGAGGATCAGTGAAAATcgttaaacaacaaaaattcaactgagtagtTTAAAAGATCAAATTGGCTTTATTGAATGATTCACAAAGGGGGCAGTAGACCATCTAGCAAATAGAAAGGAGCTCTTTTGagctgtggggggaaaaaaggtttttaaaagaagagagggagcccAAAAGAGGAAAATACTAGCAAAGGATACATTGTTTCAGGCAATGTCCCCTCCTAAGGGGAGCAGAAGCTCTATCAGTAAATTTCCTAGTGCTAACCAGAAATTCATGTTGGCCATGAAAGGGTACATGCCTGGGGGTTGGAACTGCAGTTAGCTTAGGCATAGTAAGTCTTGGTTTATGTATTCATATGGAGCCCTTAACTAAATGACtccatttttaattaagattttatttttaagtaatctctacatccaatgtggggctcaaactcatgatcctgagatcaagagtcacatgctctactgccTGGGCCATCTGGGCACCCCATAAGTGACTCCCTTTCaaacctttggttttcttttaaacaaaacgGAAGGTTGCAGCTTCCATAAGCCACACCAGCCAACGTAATTAATTACTACTAAGGGACACTGGAACTTCCCTCCAAAAAAGCAAAGGTGTTCAGAAGGAATGATCAGAATCCCTTTAAACTCCTTCTGCCCAGAAATAGAGCTTGACAGAGTCAAAACTAAGTACCATGTTCAGGGAAAGTGTATTCTGTTTCCACTTCATTGGAAGATTGTGGACAAAGCCGTAATAGACAAATTTAGGCAGCACTGGTCGTTTTCGTTCAGTAGATGGAGCCAGAGTAGAAAGGAAGCAGTCTAGCAGGTTGCGAAACTGCACAAAGAGGGGTTTGAAAGTGGGACTCCTCTGTGGATTCCAGCCCCTAAGATCCCATTAGGCGGCAACCCGGGGCTGGTGCCTGTCACCAGTCGGTTGACCAGGGAGGTGGGCAGTCTCTTTCAGAGCCGACGATGTTCGTGCCTCTGCCTTGAATAGCTCTTGGCTCCGCTTGCTCATTCTCACCCTTCGGGTGGCAACGAAGCCCGCACCCTGCTTACTTACTCCTGGGCTAACCAACCTCTGTAATTACACTTCGTTTCCATGATTATCGGCTTTTCCTGCTGGAATGTAAGTCCCGTAACCGCGGGCAGCAGGCCTGACCATCCCCCATAGTGTGCTCAGCACCCAGCAGACAGGCCTCTGCACAGGGCGAACATTCGGGAAATATCTGGTAAACGGATTAATTGGAATTCTGGGTTGTATGAAGTGCCAGGCACTTTGCCCAGGTTTTCACATAcgtttctcccttttctctcatgAGAGAAACATTTACTGTGGAAAAGCCGAAGCTTCAAGAGGGCGTATAATTTATCCAAGGTCCCATAGCAAAGCTGAGAATTAAAACCAAGTCTTTCCGATTCTAAAATCTCTGCTGGCACCTCAGAACTTTCATAAGCAAACATTTTGTAAAGCAAGCGTAGTGTGTTACGGTGAAGTTTCCACAGGAGCGCCAAGGGGGAAAAGTGGGAGAAGCCAGGCGATTGCCTGCAGCACTCGGGTTTGTGACCCGACACTGGCtcgtgtgccaggcactgcacaGAGCTCACGCGAAGTATGCTTTCTGAGACCGGGTGCAAATTTAGAGAGACGTaggctcttctctttctccctcctcctctccttctttgTCCACAACTCAAGCTTCCTTCCCGCTGACCTGCTCCTTTCTTCACTCTCTGGGCACActcaagaaaaggcaaaaaattaGACTGTGTGACTGTATCATTCCAAGAAGGAAGATCCGGTGTTGGACAAGTGTAAGGTAGTCACACTTAGACAAAGAGGGACACTTAGGAGGGATGAAAAGTAACAAAATAGAGAGTAAAAACATCCATATCTCCCGGGGCacgggcagaggaagagggagaagcaggctcctcagggagcctgacatggagctcgattccaggagcctgagatcatgacctgagacggaggcagatgcttcaccgactgagccagccaggagccccttgaatgactttttaaagagaggaggaaaaccagTCTGGCAAGAGGGAAAATTTTGAACCAAACAAGATCAGCCCCGTTCGCATCACCGCTTCCTCCTCGAATGTGATCGCAGTGTTTGCAGCCTTCTTCCTGTAGGTGGCGGCCTCCGCGTTTTAGGGGACACCCTCCGTCTGCGGAGCCTGGAGGGCGAGGTCAGCAACAATGGTTGCGTGtcttacttttccttttcataagaaaaacattcttaaaatgtttattacatttataaagtGCGTGACTTTGGAAACGTTCCTGAGTGTTGTGTACAAAAAGCAGGTTACCAGTTTGAGGGGACGTGAAGCAGGCTGGAGAGAGAATTTGCCAAAATGTGGACAATGATTTATCTCAGGGTAATAGGGCAGTTAGTAAGTGAATTGTTTTTCACTTGGTACCTTCCCAAATGGTCTCCAACGAGCACGGTTTTTTTTCAAGACCTTGTTTCTCCTCCTTGCTGTCAGCCTCCTTGGGCCCCGGGAAGCTGGAGATGGTGGGGGCTTGAGCACCCAGACACTTCTGGTCTCACCAAGCTCTTCAGTGTCTTAACTGTGGAATGAAAATAATGACCGAAAATGGGACTCTTGAAGCGGAGCTTGAGGGGTAAAAGATCTTGTAATCCTCCCCAAATCCAGAAGATGATTTACTGTGAAGCTGACAAACCTTAGACTTCAAGGCCTGCCCCTCCCTGACCCTGATCCCTTTCAAAATGCTGTATCCCCCTCAAATTCCTGATTGTGAATTACAGGGCCCAGAAATTACCCCATTACAGAACCTATCAAACCCAGATCTCCCATTGCCAAAGAACACCAAAATGCTCTTGGACGACTCTTTTGCTCTCCTTGTGTGAGGCAGTCTAGCTCTTATGCATTgagggggttgggagtggggtCCCCATAAACTCCCCACCAAACTGGGAGGCCAAGCCTCAAGCACCCCGTACCTCATTACCTAGCGCGTGTCTGGCACATTTCAGGTATCCGGAAGCCGTTTGCAGCACTGTTAAATGGCAGTGAATTTGCACGGAGAAGCCAGAGTCTGCCTAACCAATTTCTTACTCATGGAGCTGCTAAGGACTAGGCCTTGTAGAACCGTTTCTGGTGGCCAGGAGAAAGGGTGCTCTGTCCTATGTAAACAGGGCCACGGAGATGACCCTCATCGCCAGACGAGCCCTGGGCACTGGTGAGTGGATCTGCACAGGTGGACTCTGTCCCAGGAAAGGGCTCTGTCCCCCTCTTTGA
Coding sequences within:
- the LOC123948855 gene encoding uncharacterized protein LOC123948855, which gives rise to MLKEGLFYSSISPDTEELGETRSVWVLKPPPSPASRGPRRLTARRRNKVLKKNRARWRPFGKRVKKGAGQREGSLSCGQRRRGGGRKRRAYVSLNLHPVSESILRVSSVQCLAHEPVSGHKPECCRQSPGFSHFSPLALLWKLHRNTLRLLYKMFAYESSEVPAEILESERLGFNSQLCYGTLDKLYALLKLRLFHSKCFSHERKGRNVCENLGKVPGTSYNPEFQLIRLPDISRMFALCRGLSAGC